One genomic segment of Clostridium saccharoperbutylacetonicum N1-4(HMT) includes these proteins:
- a CDS encoding flagellar hook capping FlgD N-terminal domain-containing protein, with amino-acid sequence MDSQMNTTNVITGKKAVDDAAAAKRAKTYGKQTTDRGTLIQRSRDNDLDGSSFLKIMVAEMKNIDPSSSQDNTAYVTQMAQMTTMQQMSDLNKTMSAYSYQALLGKGVTVGVADTDGYDYTGIVKGVSRMNNTWYLSVDVKESGKIVSKVFEASTLKSVLGTTENTSASMLVNSDFMAASSLASNKDNKVVILNTDSKGTQSVVKGTVKSTFLDNGVVKMRVATYDSDGKESTTTTDYPYSSIVKAGNLTDEDMNVTLEDYIQNSDLTAAKALANNADNKVIIVHTDDNGIQSLVKGTVKKAFLQNNVVKVSVATFDADGKETVTTTDYPYSEIVKSGNLTDADMNVKLEDYTSTTTDPAKKAAAEAKLASQTNDVKGSTSNTFNSDTINEDIQKAQDVQNG; translated from the coding sequence AATACAACTAATGTTATAACAGGTAAAAAAGCTGTTGATGACGCAGCAGCAGCAAAAAGAGCAAAAACTTATGGAAAACAAACTACAGATAGAGGGACTTTGATTCAAAGGTCAAGGGATAACGATCTTGATGGTTCATCTTTTTTGAAGATAATGGTTGCAGAAATGAAGAATATAGATCCTTCTTCAAGTCAAGATAATACTGCATATGTTACTCAAATGGCTCAAATGACCACAATGCAACAAATGAGTGATTTAAATAAGACTATGAGTGCTTATTCATATCAAGCTTTGCTTGGAAAAGGGGTTACAGTTGGTGTTGCTGATACTGATGGGTATGATTATACAGGTATTGTTAAAGGTGTATCTAGAATGAATAATACTTGGTATTTATCTGTTGATGTGAAGGAAAGTGGGAAAATTGTATCTAAAGTATTTGAAGCGAGTACATTAAAATCTGTGTTGGGAACTACAGAAAATACAAGTGCTAGTATGCTTGTTAATTCTGATTTTATGGCAGCTTCAAGTTTGGCTAGTAATAAGGATAATAAAGTTGTTATTTTAAATACTGATAGTAAAGGTACTCAGTCAGTAGTAAAAGGCACAGTTAAGAGTACATTCCTAGATAATGGAGTAGTAAAAATGAGAGTTGCAACTTATGATTCTGATGGAAAAGAGTCAACTACGACTACCGATTATCCATATTCTTCAATAGTAAAAGCTGGTAACTTAACAGATGAAGATATGAATGTAACACTTGAAGATTATATTCAAAATTCTGATCTTACAGCAGCTAAAGCTTTAGCTAACAATGCTGACAATAAAGTCATTATTGTTCACACTGATGACAATGGAATTCAATCTTTAGTGAAAGGAACTGTTAAAAAAGCATTCCTTCAAAATAATGTTGTAAAAGTAAGTGTAGCAACCTTTGATGCAGATGGAAAAGAAACAGTTACAACTACAGATTATCCATACTCTGAAATAGTGAAATCAGGAAATTTAACAGATGCAGATATGAATGTTAAACTTGAAGATTATACATCTACTACAACTGATCCAGCTAAAAAGGCAGCAGCAGAAGCAAAATTAGCAAGTCAAACAAATGATGTTAAGGGTTCTACAAGTAATACCTTTAATTCGGATACTATTAATGAAGACATACAAAAAGCACAAGACGTGCAAAATGGATAG